The Sphingomonas sp. LY54 genome includes a region encoding these proteins:
- a CDS encoding I78 family peptidase inhibitor, with protein sequence METIMVARAASWLLLSVAGCAAPAAPPERAPAAAIDADRCDVERVRALVGEPATAEVGKRAQALSGAAMLRWIRPGEPVTSEYMTSRLTIDVDSRGRIRGFRCG encoded by the coding sequence ATGGAGACTATCATGGTGGCACGGGCGGCGAGCTGGCTGTTACTGAGTGTCGCCGGCTGCGCCGCGCCGGCCGCGCCGCCGGAGCGCGCGCCGGCCGCGGCGATCGATGCCGACCGGTGCGACGTGGAGCGGGTGCGGGCACTGGTCGGCGAGCCGGCCACGGCTGAGGTCGGCAAGCGTGCCCAGGCGCTGAGCGGGGCAGCGATGCTGCGCTGGATCCGTCCGGGCGAGCCGGTCACGTCCGAATATATGACGAGCCGCCTCACGATCGACGTGGACAGCCGCGGTCGCATCCGCGGCTTTCGGTGCGGCTGA
- a CDS encoding MFS transporter, which produces MSDRAATESKTPLRRVVMASLIGTTIEWYDFFLYGSAAALVFNKLFFPEYDPLTGTLLAFATYALGFLARPVGGIVFGHYGDRIGRKRLLMLSLILMGVATVLIGLLPTYNQIGIWAPIALIALRLVQGFAVGGEWGGAVLMAAEHGDAARRGFWASWPQAGVPAGNLLAAAVLALMAGLQSEADFLAWGWRIPFLLSALLVVVGWYIRNKVAEPRMFEEAIEQAKTPPKLPAIEVFRERPKAVLLGAGIRVGENISYYILTVFSLTFLVDVAEETRSVALNALLVGAAVQFFAIPLFAWLSDRIGRRPVYAFGGIGLALWMFVFFRLLESGDNGSIILAIVVGLVLHGAMYGPQAAFITELFPTRIRYSGVSIAYQLTSIVAGSLAPIIALALYREYDSALPVAIYVAIACAISGLSALLAKETKGVELSEIR; this is translated from the coding sequence ATGAGCGACCGCGCGGCAACGGAGAGCAAGACACCGCTGCGGCGCGTCGTGATGGCCAGCCTGATCGGGACCACGATCGAATGGTATGATTTCTTTCTCTACGGCTCGGCCGCGGCGCTGGTTTTCAACAAGCTCTTCTTTCCCGAATATGACCCGCTGACCGGGACCTTGCTCGCCTTTGCTACTTATGCCCTCGGCTTCCTGGCGCGGCCGGTCGGTGGCATCGTCTTCGGCCATTATGGCGATCGGATCGGCCGCAAACGGCTGCTGATGCTGAGCCTGATCCTGATGGGCGTGGCGACGGTGCTGATCGGGCTGCTGCCGACCTACAACCAGATCGGCATTTGGGCGCCGATCGCGCTCATCGCGCTGCGGCTGGTGCAGGGGTTCGCGGTCGGCGGCGAATGGGGCGGCGCGGTGCTGATGGCGGCCGAACATGGCGACGCGGCGCGGCGCGGCTTCTGGGCGAGCTGGCCGCAGGCGGGCGTCCCCGCCGGCAATCTGCTGGCCGCGGCGGTGCTGGCGCTGATGGCGGGCCTGCAGAGCGAGGCGGATTTCCTGGCATGGGGCTGGCGCATTCCGTTCCTGCTCTCGGCGCTGCTGGTGGTGGTCGGGTGGTATATCCGCAACAAGGTGGCCGAGCCGCGCATGTTCGAGGAAGCGATCGAACAGGCCAAAACCCCGCCGAAACTGCCGGCGATCGAGGTGTTCCGCGAGCGGCCCAAGGCGGTTTTGCTCGGCGCCGGCATCCGCGTCGGCGAGAACATCTCCTATTATATCCTCACCGTATTCTCGCTGACCTTCCTAGTCGACGTGGCGGAGGAGACGCGCAGCGTGGCGCTCAACGCCCTGCTGGTAGGCGCGGCGGTGCAGTTCTTCGCCATTCCCCTGTTCGCCTGGCTGTCGGACCGGATCGGCCGGCGCCCGGTCTATGCCTTTGGCGGCATCGGCCTCGCACTCTGGATGTTCGTCTTCTTCCGCCTGCTGGAGAGCGGCGACAATGGCTCGATCATTCTCGCCATCGTCGTCGGCCTTGTCCTCCACGGCGCGATGTACGGGCCGCAAGCGGCGTTCATCACTGAGCTGTTCCCGACCCGGATCCGGTATTCGGGCGTGTCGATCGCCTACCAGCTCACCTCGATCGTCGCCGGATCGCTGGCGCCGATCATCGCCCTGGCGCTCTATCGGGAATATGATTCGGCGCTGCCGGTCGCCATCTATGTGGCCATCGCCTGCGCGATCAGCGGCCTCAGCGCCTTGCTGGCGAAAGAGACCAAGGGCGTCGAGCTGTCGGAGATACGCTGA
- the rplI gene encoding 50S ribosomal protein L9 yields the protein MDVILLERIEKLGHIGDVVKVKNGYARNFLLPNGKALRANEANRKVFEANRAKIESDNAARKSVAEKESKDIEGVTVQLIRQASNTGQLYGSVSARDLVEVLEADKHKVGKNQIVLDRPIKAIGMHDVRVALHPEVSVTIRVNVARSPEEAELQAQGVDVMAEMFEKDEAGFTEDYDANAEPGTIASDEEAPAAEAEGETEEAQG from the coding sequence ATGGACGTTATTCTGCTCGAACGTATCGAGAAGCTCGGCCACATCGGCGATGTGGTGAAGGTGAAGAACGGCTACGCCCGTAACTTCCTGCTTCCGAACGGCAAGGCGCTCCGCGCCAACGAAGCCAACCGCAAGGTCTTCGAAGCCAATCGCGCCAAGATCGAGTCCGACAATGCCGCGCGCAAGTCGGTCGCCGAGAAGGAGTCGAAGGACATCGAAGGCGTGACGGTTCAGCTGATCCGCCAGGCTTCGAACACCGGCCAGCTCTACGGCTCGGTTTCGGCCCGCGACCTCGTCGAGGTGCTGGAAGCCGACAAGCACAAGGTCGGCAAGAACCAGATCGTGCTCGACCGTCCGATCAAGGCGATCGGCATGCACGACGTCCGCGTCGCGCTGCACCCGGAGGTCTCAGTGACCATCCGCGTCAACGTCGCACGCTCGCCCGAAGAGGCCGAGCTGCAGGCGCAGGGCGTCGATGTCATGGCCGAGATGTTCGAGAAGGACGAGGCCGGCTTCACCGAAGACTATGACGCCAACGCCGAGCCCGGCACGATCGCTTCGGACGAAGAAGCGCCCGCCGCCGAGGCCGAAGGCGAGACCGAGGAAGCCCAGGGCTAA
- the rpsR gene encoding 30S ribosomal protein S18: MARPFFRRRKSCPFSGNDAPKIDYKDVRLLQGFVSERGKIVPSRITAVSAKRQRELAKAIKRARHLGLLPYVVK, from the coding sequence ATGGCACGCCCGTTTTTCCGCCGCCGCAAAAGCTGCCCCTTCTCCGGCAACGATGCGCCCAAGATCGACTATAAGGACGTCCGCCTCCTCCAGGGCTTCGTCTCCGAGCGCGGCAAGATCGTTCCCAGCCGCATCACCGCCGTTTCGGCCAAGAGGCAGCGCGAGCTCGCCAAGGCGATCAAGCGCGCCCGGCATCTCGGCCTTCTCCCCTACGTCGTGAAATAA
- the rpsF gene encoding 30S ribosomal protein S6, whose amino-acid sequence MPLYEHVFLARQDLAQAQVDALAETATKIIEDNGGKVVKTETWGLRSLAYRIQKNRKAHYVMLEIDAPAPLVAELERQTQINEDVVRYMTIKVEEHEAGPSAMMRRNERDRDGRGDRGDRGDRGPRGDRGDRGDRGDRAPRADRAQTEA is encoded by the coding sequence ATGCCGCTTTACGAGCATGTTTTTCTCGCGCGTCAGGACCTGGCCCAAGCCCAGGTCGACGCGCTGGCGGAAACCGCCACCAAGATCATCGAGGACAATGGCGGCAAGGTCGTCAAGACCGAGACCTGGGGTCTCCGCAGCCTCGCCTACCGCATCCAGAAGAACCGCAAGGCGCATTACGTCATGCTCGAGATCGACGCCCCGGCGCCGCTCGTCGCGGAACTGGAGCGCCAGACCCAGATCAACGAAGACGTCGTCCGCTACATGACGATCAAGGTCGAAGAGCACGAAGCCGGCCCGTCGGCGATGATGCGCCGCAACGAGCGCGACCGTGACGGCCGCGGCGATCGTGGTGATCGCGGCGACCGTGGCCCGCGTGGTGACCGCGGCGATCGTGGTGACCGCGGCGATCGCGCCCCGCGCGCCGACCGCGCGCAGACCGAAGCTTAA
- the fabD gene encoding ACP S-malonyltransferase codes for MRAFIFPGQGSQAVGMGRALAEASAVARAVFEEVDDALGQKLSRLMADGPIEELTLTENAQPAIMANALATLRVSGIALDNADFVAGHSLGEYSALCAAEAFDLATTARLLKLRGRAMQAAVPVGQGAMAALLGLGLEAAQEVAAEAAQGEVCTVANDNDPSQVVVSGHKAAVERSLEIAKAKGARRALLLPVSAPFHCPLMQPAADAMAEALAGADLRPPLVPIYANVTAAPAADPAEIRALLVEQVTGMVRWRESVAAMAEAGVTHFVEFGGKVLSPMVKRIAPDAKTTSIVSMDDIEALVKEI; via the coding sequence ATGCGCGCATTCATATTCCCCGGACAGGGGAGCCAGGCGGTCGGCATGGGTCGTGCGCTGGCCGAGGCGAGCGCGGTGGCGCGGGCCGTGTTCGAGGAAGTGGACGACGCGCTCGGGCAGAAGCTGTCGCGGCTGATGGCCGACGGCCCGATCGAGGAGCTGACGCTGACCGAGAACGCCCAGCCGGCGATCATGGCCAATGCGCTCGCCACTCTGCGCGTGTCCGGAATCGCGCTCGACAATGCCGACTTCGTCGCCGGCCACAGCCTCGGCGAATATTCGGCCCTGTGCGCGGCGGAAGCGTTCGACCTCGCCACCACGGCGCGGCTGTTGAAGCTGCGCGGCCGCGCGATGCAGGCGGCGGTGCCGGTCGGGCAGGGGGCGATGGCGGCCCTGCTCGGGCTCGGCCTCGAAGCCGCCCAGGAAGTCGCTGCGGAAGCGGCGCAGGGCGAGGTCTGCACGGTCGCCAACGACAACGACCCCAGCCAGGTCGTCGTCTCCGGCCACAAGGCCGCGGTCGAGCGCTCGCTCGAGATCGCCAAGGCCAAGGGCGCCAGGCGCGCCTTGCTGCTGCCGGTCTCGGCGCCGTTCCACTGCCCTTTGATGCAGCCCGCCGCCGACGCGATGGCCGAGGCGCTTGCCGGCGCCGACCTCCGTCCGCCGCTGGTGCCAATCTACGCCAACGTCACCGCCGCGCCGGCCGCCGACCCGGCTGAGATCCGGGCTTTGCTGGTCGAGCAGGTGACCGGCATGGTGCGCTGGCGCGAGAGCGTCGCGGCGATGGCGGAGGCCGGCGTCACCCATTTCGTCGAATTCGGCGGCAAGGTGCTCTCCCCGATGGTGAAGCGCATCGCCCCCGACGCGAAAACGACCAGCATCGTCTCGATGGACGACATCGAAGCGCTGGTGAAGGAAATCTAA
- the fabG gene encoding 3-oxoacyl-[acyl-carrier-protein] reductase — protein MFDLSGMTALVTGASGGIGSAVAKALADHGARVALSGTREDALKKVQAELGGDHVILPCNLSDAAAVDALVPQAVEALGGKLDILVNNAGVTRDNLAMRMKDEEWSDVIRINLEAAFRLARAAMKPMMRAKHGRIISVTSVVGATGNPGQANYAASKAGLVGMSKAIAQEVASRGITVNCIAPGFIASPMTDALPEAQKEALLGRIPAGKLGEGQDVAAAVVYLASREAAYVTGQTLHVNGGMAML, from the coding sequence ATGTTCGATCTTTCGGGAATGACCGCGCTGGTGACCGGCGCTTCGGGGGGAATCGGTTCCGCGGTGGCGAAGGCGCTCGCCGACCATGGTGCGCGCGTCGCTTTGTCCGGCACGCGCGAGGACGCGCTGAAGAAGGTGCAGGCGGAGCTTGGCGGGGACCATGTCATCCTGCCGTGCAACCTGTCGGACGCGGCTGCGGTCGATGCGCTCGTTCCGCAGGCGGTCGAGGCGCTGGGCGGCAAGCTCGACATCCTCGTCAACAATGCCGGCGTCACCCGCGACAATCTGGCGATGCGGATGAAGGACGAGGAATGGTCCGATGTGATCCGTATCAACCTCGAGGCAGCCTTCCGGCTCGCCCGCGCGGCGATGAAGCCGATGATGCGTGCCAAGCATGGCCGCATCATCTCGGTGACCTCGGTGGTCGGTGCGACCGGCAATCCGGGCCAGGCCAATTATGCCGCGTCCAAGGCCGGCCTCGTCGGCATGTCCAAGGCGATCGCGCAGGAAGTCGCCAGCCGCGGCATCACCGTCAATTGCATCGCCCCCGGCTTCATCGCCTCGCCGATGACCGACGCGCTGCCGGAGGCGCAAAAGGAGGCTTTGCTTGGCCGCATTCCCGCGGGTAAGCTGGGCGAGGGCCAGGACGTCGCCGCCGCGGTCGTTTATCTGGCGAGCCGCGAAGCCGCCTACGTGACGGGCCAGACCCTGCACGTGAATGGCGGCATGGCGATGTTGTAA
- a CDS encoding acyl carrier protein, with product MSETAERVKKIVVEHLGVEAEKVTEEASFIDDLGADSLDIVELVMAFEEEFGVEIPDDAAEKIATVKDAIDYIEANKG from the coding sequence ATGAGCGAGACCGCCGAGCGCGTTAAGAAGATTGTCGTCGAGCATCTGGGCGTCGAAGCCGAGAAGGTCACCGAAGAAGCGAGCTTCATCGACGACCTCGGTGCCGACAGCCTCGACATCGTCGAGCTGGTCATGGCCTTCGAGGAAGAGTTCGGCGTCGAGATCCCCGACGACGCGGCCGAGAAGATCGCGACGGTCAAGGACGCGATCGACTACATCGAGGCGAACAAGGGCTAA
- the fabF gene encoding beta-ketoacyl-ACP synthase II produces MRRVVVTGLGLVTPLGSSVETSWKNIIASKSGATRITRFDPTDYACQVACEVKPPEHEYGFDPNKRVDHKVQRQVDPFIIYGIDAAGQALEDAGLTDMTEEQRYRAGVSIGSGIGGLPGIEKESIVLHEKGPRRVSPHFVHGRLINLISGQVSIKYGLMGPNHAVVTACSTGAHSIGDAARMIALDDADVMLAGGAESALCPLGIAGFAQARALSTNFNDEPERASRPYDKDRDGFVMGEGAGVVVLEEYERAKARGAKIYAELVGYGMSGDAYHVTAPHPEGAGGYRAMANAIKRSGLDLADIDYINAHGTSTPLGDELELGAVRRLFGSHVGDLSMSSTKSAIGHLLGGAGAVEAIFCILALRDQIVPPTLNLDNPSEGTVGVDLVPHVAKERRVRAVVNNSFGFGGTNASLVMQAV; encoded by the coding sequence ATGCGCCGCGTAGTTGTCACCGGTCTCGGGCTTGTCACCCCCCTCGGCTCCAGCGTCGAGACGAGCTGGAAGAACATCATCGCGTCCAAGAGCGGCGCGACCCGGATCACCCGCTTCGATCCCACCGATTATGCCTGCCAGGTCGCCTGCGAGGTTAAGCCGCCAGAGCATGAATATGGCTTCGATCCGAACAAGCGCGTCGACCACAAGGTCCAGCGCCAGGTCGATCCGTTCATCATCTACGGCATCGACGCCGCCGGCCAGGCGCTCGAGGATGCCGGCCTCACCGACATGACCGAGGAGCAGCGCTACCGCGCCGGCGTCTCGATCGGTTCGGGCATCGGCGGCCTTCCCGGCATCGAGAAGGAATCGATCGTCCTCCACGAAAAGGGCCCGCGCCGCGTCAGCCCGCATTTCGTCCACGGCCGCCTGATCAACCTGATCTCGGGCCAGGTCTCGATCAAATACGGCCTGATGGGCCCGAACCACGCCGTCGTCACCGCCTGCTCGACCGGCGCGCACTCGATCGGCGACGCCGCGCGTATGATCGCGCTCGACGATGCCGACGTGATGCTCGCGGGCGGCGCAGAGAGCGCCTTGTGCCCGCTCGGTATTGCCGGCTTCGCCCAGGCGCGCGCGCTTTCCACCAATTTCAACGACGAGCCCGAGCGTGCCTCGCGTCCCTATGACAAGGACCGCGACGGCTTCGTCATGGGCGAGGGCGCGGGCGTCGTCGTGCTCGAGGAATATGAGCGCGCCAAGGCGCGCGGCGCGAAAATCTACGCCGAACTGGTCGGCTACGGCATGTCGGGCGACGCCTATCACGTCACCGCCCCGCATCCCGAAGGCGCCGGCGGCTATCGGGCGATGGCGAACGCGATCAAGCGCTCGGGCCTCGACCTGGCCGACATCGACTATATCAACGCCCACGGCACCTCGACGCCGCTCGGCGACGAGCTCGAGCTCGGCGCGGTCCGCCGCCTGTTCGGCAGCCATGTCGGCGACCTGTCGATGAGCTCGACCAAGTCGGCCATCGGCCACCTGCTCGGCGGCGCCGGCGCGGTGGAGGCGATCTTCTGCATCCTCGCGCTGCGCGACCAGATCGTGCCGCCGACCCTCAACCTCGACAATCCGAGTGAGGGCACGGTCGGAGTCGACCTCGTCCCGCACGTCGCCAAGGAGCGCCGCGTCCGCGCGGTGGTCAACAACAGCTTCGGCTTCGGCGGCACCAACGCCAGCCTGGTGATGCAGGCGGTCTGA
- the mltG gene encoding endolytic transglycosylase MltG, which produces MKKLVALGLLLAVLLLVVGGFFLSGWTSPGPAAKPVPVLIAPGSSLAKAAATLEQAGVLGSADRFLLQAKLLGGDEPIQAGEYEFPAKASPSEVLRLLQSGKTLQRFVAVPEGLPSILVHERLMAAPTLTGDVAVPDEGTVLPDSYSYQRGETRAAVLQRMQAAMTKELDALWAKRKPHAVVTSKHDAVTLASIVEKETAKPSERRMIAGVYSNRIRTGMPLQADPTVIYPITRGKPLGRRILRSELRAKNGYNTYSMAGMPIGPIANPGRESIAAVLDPEPTQALYFVADGTGGHVFANTLAEHNANVRKWFAIRRARGEM; this is translated from the coding sequence ATGAAGAAGTTGGTCGCCCTCGGCCTGCTGCTGGCAGTCCTGCTGCTGGTCGTGGGCGGCTTCTTCCTCAGCGGCTGGACCAGTCCCGGTCCGGCCGCCAAGCCGGTTCCGGTGCTGATCGCGCCAGGCTCCAGCCTTGCCAAAGCGGCAGCGACGCTCGAGCAGGCCGGCGTGCTCGGCTCGGCCGATCGCTTCCTGCTGCAGGCGAAACTGCTGGGCGGCGACGAGCCGATCCAGGCCGGCGAATATGAGTTTCCGGCCAAAGCGAGTCCGTCGGAAGTGTTGCGACTGCTGCAGAGCGGCAAGACGCTGCAGCGCTTCGTCGCGGTGCCCGAGGGCCTGCCCTCGATCCTCGTCCACGAGCGGCTGATGGCCGCGCCGACGCTGACCGGTGACGTCGCGGTTCCGGACGAAGGAACCGTCCTGCCCGACAGCTACAGCTACCAGCGCGGCGAGACCCGCGCGGCGGTTCTGCAGCGCATGCAGGCGGCGATGACCAAGGAGCTGGACGCGCTCTGGGCCAAGCGCAAGCCCCATGCGGTCGTCACCAGCAAGCACGATGCCGTGACCCTGGCTTCGATCGTCGAGAAGGAGACGGCCAAGCCGTCCGAGCGCCGTATGATCGCCGGCGTCTATTCGAACCGGATCAGGACCGGCATGCCGCTCCAGGCCGATCCGACCGTCATCTATCCGATCACCCGGGGCAAGCCGCTCGGCCGCCGCATCCTGCGCTCGGAGCTGCGCGCGAAGAACGGCTACAACACCTACTCCATGGCCGGCATGCCGATCGGGCCGATCGCCAATCCGGGCCGCGAGTCGATTGCCGCCGTGCTGGATCCCGAACCGACGCAGGCGCTCTATTTCGTCGCCGACGGGACGGGCGGGCACGTCTTCGCCAACACGCTCGCCGAGCATAATGCCAACGTGCGTAAATGGTTCGCCATCCGCCGCGCGCGCGGCGAGATGTAG
- a CDS encoding C40 family peptidase encodes MKRACGIRPAMIRARPDPDSPPTSELLPGEEFAVLEISGHWAWGYSRHDQYVGYVEAIELTESVPATHVVAAASAPILADADLHATPLATLPLGSRVAGHESHGFLATDSGFIPFTNIRAIDAFEHDPVAVAERLLGSPYLLGGRTSTGIDCSGLVQVSHGLCGIRTPRDSDQQRALGQALADDAVLRRGDLIFFEGHVGMMQDAAQLIHATGHHGKTVSEPLAAVAARTAIVDRRRLS; translated from the coding sequence ATGAAACGGGCCTGTGGCATCCGTCCGGCGATGATCCGCGCCCGGCCCGACCCCGACAGCCCGCCCACGTCGGAACTTCTGCCCGGCGAGGAATTCGCCGTTCTCGAAATTTCCGGTCATTGGGCTTGGGGCTACAGCCGCCACGACCAATATGTCGGCTATGTCGAAGCGATCGAGCTGACCGAGTCCGTGCCGGCGACCCATGTCGTCGCCGCGGCCTCCGCCCCGATCCTCGCCGACGCCGACCTGCACGCGACGCCGCTCGCCACCCTGCCACTGGGCTCGCGCGTGGCCGGCCACGAAAGCCACGGCTTCCTGGCCACCGACAGCGGCTTCATCCCGTTTACCAACATCCGGGCAATCGACGCTTTCGAGCATGACCCCGTCGCCGTGGCGGAGCGCCTCCTCGGCTCGCCCTATCTGCTCGGGGGACGCACCTCGACCGGCATCGATTGCTCGGGCCTCGTCCAAGTCTCGCACGGCCTGTGCGGAATCCGAACGCCGCGCGACAGCGACCAGCAGCGCGCGCTCGGCCAGGCGCTGGCGGACGACGCGGTGCTCCGCCGCGGCGACCTTATCTTCTTCGAAGGCCATGTCGGGATGATGCAGGACGCGGCCCAGCTGATCCACGCTACCGGCCACCATGGCAAGACGGTGAGCGAGCCGCTCGCCGCCGTGGCCGCCCGCACCGCGATCGTCGACCGCCGCCGCCTCTCCTGA